From a single Paraburkholderia sp. D15 genomic region:
- a CDS encoding efflux transporter outer membrane subunit — MTTWRSLTLPGLFALLAASGCSLAPTYEKPAVALPAAFKEGAGGPGAAGAANAASATNATSATSATNAADAADAADAADAADAASGVAARNGQWKVAEPAEAQARGAWWRVFGDPVLNAFEDDAVAANPGLQVAAARVKESRAIQQASRAGLFPTLDAGFGPSRQKFSPASQFLPDNANGPLQTFWRAQAGVSYEADLFGRVSDEVKASTADAEQSEATFRSVMLALQSDVARSYFTVRELDAELAVLSRSVALRDDALRLVQHRFELGEVSELDLAQSRAELASARSDLLTLTRLRAAAEHSLAVLLGKTPAEFSFAASPLEPVSVEIPAGLPSALLERRPDIAAAERTVAAANARIGVAKAAFFPSLSLTGVGGFESASLGDLMKWSSRAFLLGPLAGTALTLPLFDGGRRSGNLANARAVHEESVANYRQQVLTAFREVEDNLAALRILKDQRVTQWIAVSASNRASQLSVKQYREGAVSYLEVIDAERSALQARRADAQLAGVQALSTVNLIQALGGGWEETIAAR; from the coding sequence GTGACGACATGGCGTAGTTTGACTTTGCCGGGCCTGTTTGCCTTGCTGGCCGCGAGCGGCTGCTCGCTCGCACCGACTTACGAGAAGCCGGCGGTCGCGCTGCCGGCGGCGTTCAAGGAAGGAGCGGGGGGGCCGGGGGCGGCGGGCGCAGCTAATGCGGCCAGCGCGACCAACGCGACCAGCGCGACCAGCGCGACCAATGCGGCTGATGCGGCTGATGCGGCTGATGCGGCTGATGCGGCTGATGCGGCCAGCGGCGTGGCGGCGCGGAACGGTCAGTGGAAGGTCGCCGAGCCGGCGGAGGCGCAAGCGCGCGGCGCATGGTGGCGCGTGTTCGGCGATCCGGTCCTGAACGCGTTCGAAGACGACGCGGTAGCGGCGAATCCCGGCCTGCAGGTTGCCGCGGCGCGCGTGAAGGAATCGCGCGCGATCCAGCAGGCGTCCCGCGCGGGTCTGTTTCCGACGCTCGATGCCGGCTTCGGGCCGAGCCGGCAGAAGTTCTCGCCCGCCTCGCAGTTCCTGCCGGACAACGCGAACGGGCCGCTGCAAACGTTCTGGCGCGCGCAGGCCGGCGTGTCCTACGAAGCGGATCTGTTCGGCCGGGTCTCCGATGAAGTGAAGGCGTCCACCGCCGACGCGGAACAAAGCGAAGCCACCTTCCGCTCGGTGATGCTGGCGCTGCAATCGGACGTCGCGCGCAGCTATTTCACCGTGCGCGAACTCGATGCGGAACTGGCGGTGCTGTCACGCTCCGTGGCACTGCGCGACGATGCGCTGCGTCTCGTGCAGCACCGTTTCGAGCTGGGCGAAGTCAGCGAACTGGACCTCGCGCAGTCGCGCGCCGAACTGGCGTCGGCCCGCTCCGATCTGTTGACGCTCACGCGCCTGCGCGCGGCGGCGGAGCACAGCCTCGCCGTGCTGCTCGGCAAGACGCCGGCGGAGTTCTCGTTCGCGGCCAGTCCGCTCGAGCCGGTGAGCGTGGAGATTCCGGCCGGCTTGCCGTCCGCGTTGCTGGAGCGCCGCCCCGACATCGCCGCGGCCGAACGGACCGTTGCCGCGGCCAACGCGCGGATCGGCGTCGCGAAAGCGGCGTTCTTTCCGTCGCTGTCGCTGACCGGCGTCGGCGGTTTCGAGTCCGCGTCGCTGGGCGATCTGATGAAGTGGAGCAGCCGCGCGTTTCTGCTGGGACCGCTCGCGGGCACGGCGCTGACCTTGCCCCTGTTCGACGGCGGACGGCGCTCCGGCAATCTCGCGAATGCGCGCGCGGTGCACGAGGAAAGCGTCGCGAACTATCGTCAGCAGGTGCTGACGGCGTTTCGCGAAGTGGAGGACAACCTCGCGGCGCTGCGCATTCTCAAAGACCAGCGCGTGACGCAATGGATCGCCGTCAGCGCGTCGAACCGCGCGTCGCAGTTATCGGTCAAGCAGTATCGGGAGGGCGCGGTCAGCTATCTCGAGGTGATCGACGCCGAGCGCAGCGCGTTGCAGGCGCGCCGCGCCGACGCGCAACTCGCGGGTGTGCAGGCGCTCTCGACGGTGAACCTGATTCAGGCGCTGGGCGGTGGATGGGAGGAGACGATCGCGGCCCGGTGA
- a CDS encoding multidrug efflux RND transporter permease subunit → MNISRFFIDRPILAGVLSVMVLLAGLISLFRLPVSEYPEVVPTSIVVHAQYPGANPKVIAESVASPLEEQINGVEDMLYMQSQANGDGNLTLTVTFQVGTDPDKAQQLVQNRVSQALPRLPDDVQRLGVTTAKSSPTQTLVVHLVSPDNHYDMTYLRNYGILNLKDRLARVPGVGEVKVWGSGDYAMRVWLDPARVAARGLTANDVVAAIREQNVQVAAGVIGGSPMTVDVPMQLSVNARGRLSSEKEFGDIVLKVAPDGGVTYLRDVARVELAASEYGLRSLLDGKPAIAFAILQAPDGNSLEISRKVREIMVEAKRDMPKGVDYRIVFDPTEFVRSSIDSVIRTLSEAIVLVVLVVILFLQTWRASIIPLLAVPISIVGTFSLLLAFGFSINALSLFGMVLAIGIVVDDAIVVVENVERNIAAGLSPREATYQAMREVSGPILAIALTLVAVFVPLAFMSGLTGQFYKQFAMTIAISTVISAFNSLTLSPALSALLLRPHDAPKDWLTRAMERVLGGFFARFNRFFHGVSGVYGVGVTRIVGRKTAMLALYGVLLALTLFMSRTVPVGFVPAQDKEYLIAFAQLPNGASLDRTEKVIHDMTKIALAQPGVASALEFPGLSVNGFTNSSSGGIVFITLKPLAQRGSGNLSANEISNSLNGEYAKIKSSFIAVFPPPPVLGLGTLGGFKMQIEDRGALGYERLNEVTQAFIKRAASAPELGPLFSSYQINVPQLNVDIDRVRAKQLGVPVTSIFDTMQIYLGSLYVNDFNRFGRVYQVRVQADSPFRATAADIGLLKTRNANGEMVPLATLVNVNPTYGPEMVVRYNGFPSADINGGPAPGYSSGQALAAIDRIAAETFPPGIKYEWTEMTYQQVLAGNAALWVFPISVLLVFLVLAAFYESLTLPLAIILVVPMGLLSALAGVWLTRGDNNIFTQIGLMVLVGLSAKNAILIVEFARELEMRGRTIVAAAIEASRLRLRPILMTSVAFLMGSVPLVLSSGAGSEMRHAMGIAVFFGMLGVTLFGLLLTPVFYVVLRKLAGGERLADRHAARPRMHDVAAPVEI, encoded by the coding sequence ATGAACATTTCCCGATTCTTCATCGACCGGCCGATCCTGGCGGGCGTTCTGTCGGTCATGGTGCTGCTGGCCGGACTGATCTCGCTGTTCAGGTTGCCGGTGTCGGAATACCCCGAAGTGGTGCCGACTTCGATCGTCGTGCACGCGCAGTATCCGGGCGCGAATCCCAAGGTGATCGCCGAATCCGTCGCGTCGCCGCTGGAGGAGCAGATCAACGGCGTCGAGGACATGCTGTACATGCAGTCGCAGGCGAACGGCGACGGCAACCTGACCTTGACCGTCACCTTCCAGGTCGGCACCGACCCGGACAAGGCGCAGCAGCTCGTGCAGAACCGCGTATCGCAGGCGTTGCCGCGTCTGCCCGACGACGTGCAGCGGCTCGGCGTCACGACCGCGAAGTCGTCGCCGACGCAGACGCTCGTCGTGCACCTGGTGTCGCCCGACAATCACTACGACATGACGTACCTGCGCAATTACGGGATCCTGAATCTCAAGGACCGGCTCGCGCGCGTGCCGGGCGTGGGCGAGGTCAAGGTATGGGGCAGCGGCGACTACGCGATGCGGGTCTGGCTCGACCCCGCCAGGGTGGCGGCGCGCGGGCTGACCGCGAACGACGTGGTGGCGGCGATCCGCGAGCAGAACGTGCAGGTGGCGGCCGGTGTGATCGGCGGCTCGCCGATGACCGTCGACGTGCCGATGCAACTGTCGGTCAATGCGCGCGGCCGGCTGTCGTCCGAGAAAGAGTTCGGCGACATCGTGCTGAAGGTCGCGCCGGACGGCGGCGTCACCTATCTGCGCGATGTCGCGCGGGTCGAACTGGCGGCCTCGGAGTACGGGCTGCGTTCGTTGCTCGACGGCAAGCCGGCGATCGCGTTCGCGATCCTGCAAGCGCCTGATGGCAATTCGCTCGAGATTTCCCGCAAGGTGCGCGAGATCATGGTCGAGGCCAAACGCGACATGCCGAAGGGCGTCGATTACCGGATCGTGTTCGATCCGACCGAGTTCGTGCGCTCCAGTATCGATTCGGTGATCCGCACGCTGTCCGAGGCGATCGTGCTGGTGGTGCTGGTGGTGATCCTGTTCCTGCAGACGTGGCGCGCGTCGATCATTCCGCTGCTGGCGGTGCCGATCTCGATCGTCGGGACGTTCTCGCTGCTGCTCGCGTTCGGCTTCTCGATCAACGCGCTGTCGCTGTTCGGCATGGTGCTCGCGATCGGGATCGTGGTCGACGACGCGATCGTGGTGGTGGAGAACGTCGAGCGCAACATCGCCGCCGGTCTGTCGCCGCGCGAAGCGACCTATCAGGCCATGCGCGAGGTGAGCGGGCCGATTCTCGCGATCGCGCTGACGCTGGTCGCGGTGTTCGTGCCGCTCGCTTTCATGTCGGGCCTGACCGGGCAGTTCTACAAGCAGTTCGCGATGACCATCGCGATCTCGACGGTGATCTCCGCATTCAATTCGTTGACGCTGTCGCCCGCCTTGTCGGCGCTGCTGCTCAGGCCGCACGACGCGCCGAAGGACTGGCTCACGCGCGCGATGGAGCGCGTGCTGGGCGGGTTCTTCGCGCGCTTCAACCGCTTCTTTCACGGCGTCTCGGGCGTGTATGGCGTGGGCGTGACGCGGATCGTCGGGCGCAAGACGGCGATGCTGGCGCTCTATGGCGTGCTGCTCGCGCTGACGCTGTTCATGAGCCGGACCGTGCCCGTCGGCTTCGTGCCCGCGCAGGACAAGGAGTATCTGATCGCGTTCGCGCAACTGCCGAACGGTGCATCGCTCGACCGCACCGAGAAGGTCATTCACGACATGACGAAGATCGCACTCGCCCAGCCGGGCGTGGCCAGCGCGCTCGAATTTCCGGGGCTGTCGGTGAACGGCTTCACGAATTCGTCGAGCGGCGGGATCGTCTTCATCACGCTGAAGCCGCTCGCGCAGCGCGGCAGCGGCAATCTGTCGGCGAACGAAATCTCGAACAGTCTGAACGGCGAGTACGCGAAGATCAAAAGCTCGTTCATCGCGGTCTTTCCGCCGCCGCCGGTGCTCGGACTCGGCACGCTCGGCGGCTTCAAGATGCAGATCGAGGATCGCGGCGCGCTGGGCTACGAACGGCTGAACGAAGTGACGCAGGCATTCATCAAGCGCGCGGCTTCCGCGCCGGAGCTGGGACCGCTGTTCTCCAGCTACCAGATCAACGTGCCGCAGCTGAACGTGGACATCGACCGGGTTCGCGCCAAGCAGCTCGGCGTGCCGGTGACGAGCATCTTCGACACCATGCAGATCTACCTGGGCTCGCTCTATGTGAACGACTTCAACCGTTTCGGACGCGTCTATCAGGTGCGCGTGCAGGCCGACTCGCCATTCCGCGCGACGGCCGCCGACATCGGTTTGCTGAAGACGCGCAACGCGAACGGCGAGATGGTGCCGCTCGCCACGCTCGTCAACGTGAACCCGACCTACGGCCCGGAGATGGTGGTGCGCTACAACGGCTTTCCGTCCGCCGACATCAACGGCGGCCCGGCGCCGGGGTATTCGTCGGGGCAGGCGCTCGCCGCGATCGACCGGATCGCCGCGGAGACTTTCCCGCCGGGCATCAAGTACGAGTGGACCGAGATGACGTATCAGCAGGTGCTGGCCGGCAATGCCGCGCTGTGGGTGTTCCCGATCAGCGTGCTGCTCGTGTTCCTCGTGCTGGCCGCGTTCTACGAGAGCCTGACCTTGCCGCTCGCGATCATCCTGGTGGTGCCGATGGGGCTGCTCTCCGCGCTGGCCGGCGTGTGGCTGACGCGCGGCGACAACAACATCTTCACGCAGATCGGGCTGATGGTGCTGGTCGGACTGTCCGCCAAGAACGCGATCCTGATCGTGGAGTTTGCCCGCGAACTGGAGATGCGCGGCCGCACCATCGTGGCGGCCGCGATCGAGGCGAGCCGGCTGCGCCTGCGGCCGATCCTGATGACGTCCGTCGCCTTCCTGATGGGCTCGGTGCCGCTGGTGCTGTCGTCGGGCGCGGGCTCGGAGATGCGTCACGCGATGGGGATCGCGGTGTTCTTCGGGATGCTGGGCGTGACCCTGTTCGGCTTGCTGCTCACGCCGGTGTTCTACGTCGTGCTGCGTAAGCTCGCGGGCGGCGAACGGCTGGCCGATCGGCACGCGGCCCGGCCGCGCATGCACGACGTGGCCGCACCGGTCGAAATTTAA
- a CDS encoding efflux RND transporter periplasmic adaptor subunit — protein MKPLTPSARGPRRTTVAITVAAAAVALGAAVFVVDRHGAVKAQEPAALTEVDAAPVLAQKLSEWQSYSGRLEAVGNVEIRPLVSGTIVAVDFRDGALVRKGDLLFTIDPHPYVAEVDRAAGQLAAARARSDNAASEAARAQRLIEDNAIARRDFDEKQNAAREASAGLKAAAAALELAQVNLSYTRIVAPIAGRVSRAELTVGNVVSAGANAPLLTTVVSISPMYASFDVDEKTYLRYLGRGDRAEVPARLGLANQQDYSYSGSVASVDNRFDTRSGTIRVRARFDNENGTLLPGLFARVKIGGNAPHDAILIPDAAIGTDQDKKFVLVVNARNHVEYREIVPGELADNGLRIVSSGLAKSERIVVNGVQRVQPGDDVRVHLVSIGS, from the coding sequence ATGAAACCACTCACCCCATCAGCTCGCGGTCCGCGCAGGACGACCGTGGCCATCACCGTCGCCGCGGCGGCCGTGGCGCTCGGCGCCGCGGTGTTCGTCGTCGATCGCCATGGCGCGGTCAAGGCGCAGGAGCCCGCCGCGCTCACCGAGGTCGACGCGGCACCCGTGCTGGCACAGAAACTCAGCGAATGGCAGAGCTATTCCGGGCGGCTCGAAGCCGTCGGCAACGTCGAGATCCGGCCGCTCGTGTCGGGCACGATCGTCGCCGTCGATTTCAGGGATGGCGCGCTCGTCAGGAAAGGCGATCTGCTGTTCACGATCGATCCACACCCGTACGTGGCCGAGGTGGACCGCGCCGCCGGTCAGCTCGCCGCGGCGCGCGCGCGCAGCGACAACGCGGCATCGGAAGCCGCACGCGCGCAGCGTCTGATCGAGGACAACGCAATCGCCCGGCGCGACTTCGACGAGAAGCAGAACGCGGCGCGCGAGGCGTCCGCGGGTCTGAAGGCGGCCGCCGCGGCGCTCGAACTCGCGCAGGTCAATCTGTCGTACACGCGCATCGTCGCGCCGATCGCGGGCCGCGTGTCGCGTGCGGAACTGACGGTGGGCAACGTGGTGTCGGCGGGGGCGAACGCGCCGCTCCTGACCACCGTGGTGTCGATCTCGCCGATGTACGCGTCCTTCGACGTCGACGAGAAAACCTATCTGCGCTATCTCGGCCGCGGCGATCGCGCCGAGGTGCCGGCGCGGCTCGGTCTCGCGAACCAGCAGGACTATTCGTATTCGGGCAGCGTCGCCTCGGTCGACAACCGCTTCGATACGCGCTCCGGCACCATCCGCGTGCGCGCGCGCTTCGACAACGAGAACGGCACGCTGCTGCCGGGGCTGTTCGCGCGCGTGAAGATCGGCGGCAACGCGCCGCACGACGCGATCCTGATTCCCGACGCGGCGATCGGAACCGACCAGGACAAGAAGTTCGTGCTGGTCGTGAATGCGCGCAATCACGTCGAGTACCGCGAGATCGTGCCTGGCGAGCTGGCCGACAACGGGCTGCGCATCGTGTCGAGCGGGCTCGCGAAAAGCGAGCGCATCGTCGTGAACGGCGTGCAGCGGGTCCAGCCGGGCGACGACGTCCGGGTCCACCTCGTTTCTATCGGTAGCTAG
- a CDS encoding ketoacyl-ACP synthase III family protein, translated as MIDRVTFEQGTLDLAARAASPGAAGDLWLRACAAYTPPTLTTVGEAIQQGWYGEEEHAKDNYLSVAVEQQWWPADMALATARTALGTLGADAAQLGLLTYTSIHRHGHARLWQPAAALQHALGASQALAFSLAHGCNGMFVASRVALDTLAGASGGKDALVIGSDRFGTSSFDRWRGDYGVVYGDAAAAALFGHAPGFAKVQLLSIAGVPELEGMHRHVDEHAEHAGHRDAARHEFGVRESKKGFMERFGRERFFEAIGHALTSLRDSALKRFDLHANPADWLLTPHVGQAISAPLYEGMFRDLARRHFGAWGRQVGHTGTADQFLSLVALARSGQLENGQRVLLIGSGAGFSCALMLLEVHDVSLAAKCEAIDATTAAFA; from the coding sequence ATGATTGACCGGGTCACGTTTGAACAGGGCACGCTCGACCTCGCCGCGCGCGCGGCGTCGCCGGGTGCCGCCGGTGACCTGTGGCTGCGCGCGTGCGCGGCCTACACGCCGCCGACGCTGACCACCGTCGGCGAGGCGATCCAGCAGGGCTGGTACGGCGAGGAGGAGCATGCCAAGGATAACTATCTGTCCGTCGCGGTGGAGCAGCAGTGGTGGCCCGCCGACATGGCGCTGGCGACCGCGCGCACCGCGCTCGGGACGCTGGGCGCCGACGCGGCCCAGCTCGGGCTGCTGACCTACACGTCGATTCATCGTCACGGCCATGCCCGCCTGTGGCAGCCGGCCGCCGCGTTGCAGCACGCGCTGGGTGCGTCGCAGGCGCTGGCTTTTTCGCTCGCGCACGGTTGCAACGGCATGTTCGTCGCGTCGCGCGTCGCACTGGATACGCTGGCCGGCGCAAGCGGCGGCAAGGACGCGCTGGTGATCGGCTCGGACCGTTTCGGTACGTCCTCGTTCGACCGCTGGCGCGGCGATTACGGCGTGGTGTACGGCGATGCCGCCGCCGCCGCCTTGTTCGGCCACGCGCCCGGCTTCGCGAAAGTGCAATTGCTGTCGATCGCCGGCGTCCCCGAACTCGAAGGCATGCACCGTCACGTGGACGAGCACGCTGAGCACGCCGGGCATCGCGACGCCGCGCGCCACGAATTCGGCGTGCGCGAAAGCAAGAAGGGCTTCATGGAGCGGTTCGGCCGCGAACGCTTTTTCGAAGCGATCGGCCATGCGCTGACGAGCTTGCGCGACAGCGCGCTGAAGCGCTTCGATCTGCACGCGAATCCGGCCGACTGGCTCCTGACGCCGCACGTCGGCCAGGCGATCTCGGCGCCGCTGTACGAAGGCATGTTCCGCGATCTCGCGCGCCGTCATTTCGGTGCGTGGGGACGGCAGGTCGGGCACACCGGCACGGCCGACCAGTTCCTCTCGCTGGTGGCGCTGGCGCGCAGCGGCCAGCTCGAAAACGGTCAGCGCGTGCTGCTGATCGGTTCGGGCGCGGGGTTCAGCTGCGCGCTGATGCTGCTGGAAGTGCACGACGTGTCGCTCGCCGCGAAATGCGAGGCGATCGATGCCACGACGGCCGCCTTCGCGTGA
- a CDS encoding LysR family transcriptional regulator, with protein sequence MLKQVDVSTNVTDGPSAMAAGDGAPSCPVSFPRREVARRNHLHWDWDAYRYFVVLARCGVMRRAADELGVSVATLSRRIEQLEGELGLCLFQRKPHGLTLTEAGRQVLENCEHISDAFGVLEKRVTGGDAAVMDHVNLAVDSMLCRLLLHALPPFLADNAGITVNLRSFCTHRQEEDDADLTFGFERPERGRRKIRRLADLTMSMAMSNACRDDARASLPVWVFEAGVWQGRQDSGTGSAELTISHLEDVTHLVRNGFGAAMLPDYMIDQQSSLVRFEPPGAAAGALTLPVWMSIPESASRSNAVRSVASICIEAIQARLPLLSHQPFSLSPPLHAGARHGATNREHHHD encoded by the coding sequence ATGTTGAAACAAGTTGATGTGTCTACGAATGTGACCGACGGTCCATCCGCGATGGCCGCCGGCGACGGCGCGCCGTCGTGTCCGGTTTCCTTTCCGCGTCGCGAAGTCGCGCGGCGCAATCATCTGCATTGGGACTGGGATGCCTATCGCTATTTCGTCGTGCTGGCCCGCTGCGGCGTGATGCGGCGCGCGGCGGACGAACTGGGCGTCAGCGTGGCGACGCTCAGCCGCCGCATCGAGCAGCTCGAGGGCGAGCTGGGTCTGTGTCTGTTCCAGCGCAAGCCGCACGGTCTGACGCTGACGGAAGCGGGCCGCCAGGTGCTCGAAAACTGCGAACACATCAGCGATGCGTTCGGCGTGCTGGAAAAGCGCGTCACGGGCGGCGACGCCGCGGTGATGGATCACGTGAACCTCGCGGTGGATTCGATGCTGTGCCGGCTGCTGCTGCATGCATTGCCGCCGTTTCTCGCGGACAACGCGGGCATCACGGTGAACCTGCGCAGCTTCTGCACGCATCGCCAGGAAGAGGACGACGCCGATCTGACCTTCGGCTTCGAGCGGCCCGAACGCGGGCGTCGCAAGATTCGCCGTCTCGCCGACCTGACGATGTCGATGGCGATGTCGAACGCGTGCCGCGACGACGCGCGCGCGAGCCTGCCGGTCTGGGTCTTCGAGGCGGGCGTGTGGCAGGGCCGCCAGGACAGCGGCACCGGTTCGGCGGAACTGACCATCTCCCATCTGGAGGACGTCACGCACCTGGTGCGCAACGGCTTCGGCGCGGCCATGCTGCCGGACTACATGATCGACCAGCAGTCGAGTCTGGTGCGGTTCGAGCCGCCGGGCGCCGCCGCGGGTGCGTTGACGCTGCCGGTGTGGATGTCGATCCCCGAATCCGCGAGCCGGTCGAATGCGGTGCGCTCGGTCGCGTCGATCTGCATCGAGGCGATCCAGGCGCGCCTGCCGCTGCTGTCCCATCAGCCTTTCTCGCTGTCGCCGCCGCTGCATGCCGGCGCGCGGCATGGCGCAACGAATCGGGAGCATCACCATGATTGA